The Mauremys mutica isolate MM-2020 ecotype Southern chromosome 1, ASM2049712v1, whole genome shotgun sequence genome has a segment encoding these proteins:
- the LOC123351398 gene encoding olfactory receptor 52K1-like, with the protein MPQQDNLSGSNSTSSDPSVFFLMGIPGLEALHLWISIPFCSVFSVALLGNCTLLYVIKTEPSLHKPMFYFLTMLAVIDLVLSTTTMPKILSIFWFNSREISFNACLVQMFFLHSFAMMQSALLVAMAFDRYVAICNPLKYTTILTNSVIAKIGLAALARAVLLVIPLPFFLSKLPYCGSHVISHCYCEHMAVVNLACANTRFNNFYGIILALFIAWLDLMFISLSYVKILRAVLSLASKKEQLKAFSTCGSHLCAILMVYTPVILSSIIYRFGHQVAPHVHILMANFYLLFPPMMNPIIYGVKTKQIRARVLLLVRGKSF; encoded by the coding sequence ATGCCACAACAAGATAACCTGTCAGGTTCCAACAGCACAAGCTCTGATCCATCAGTGTTCTTCCTGATGGGCATCCCAGGGCTGGAAGCTCTGCacctctggatctccatccccttctgctcaGTGTTCAGCGTGGCCCTTCTAGGAAACTGCACCCTCTTGTATGTTATCAAGACAGAGCCCTCCCTACACAAGCCCATGTTCTATTTCCTCACCATGCTGGCCGTGATCGACCTGGTTTTATCCACAACCACCATGCCGAAAatactgagcatcttctggtttaattccagggagatcagctTTAATGCCTGCTTGGTGCAGATGTTTTTCCTTCACTCGTTCGCCATGATGCAGTCTGCTCTTTTGGTGGCCATGGCCTTCGACAGGTACGTGGCCATCTGCAATCCCCTCAAGTACACCACCATCCTGACCAATTCAGTGATAGCAAAGATCGGGCTGGCGGCTTTGGCCCGGGCTGTTCTGCTAGTGATCCCTCTGCCCTTCTTCCTCAGCAAGCTGCCCTACTGTGGGTCCCACGTCATCTCCCATTGCTACTGTGAGCACATGGCCGTGGTCAATCTGGCCTGTGCCAACACCAGGTTCAATAACTTCTATGGGATCATTCTAGCTCTCTTCATCGCGTGGCTGGATCTGATGTTCATCTCCCTATCGTATGTCAAGATCCTAAGGGCTGTCTTAAGCCTGGCGTCCAAGAAAGAGCAGCTCAAGGCTTTCAGCACCTGTGGCTCCCACCTTTGCGCCATCTTAATGGTCTACACACCAGTGATCCTCTCCTCAATAATTTACAGATTCGGCCACCAAGTCGCCCCACATGTACACATCCTGATGGCCAATTTCTACCTCCTCTTTCCTCCCATGATGAATCCCATTATATATGGTGTGAAAACCAAACAGATTCGTGCCCGGGTGCTTCTCTTGGTCCGAGGGAAAAGCTTCTAG